The sequence below is a genomic window from bacterium.
CGGTAGGTGAGCCAGGAGTAAATGTCGAGAGCCAGTGGCGACCCCTTCAGGGCTTTGAGAGCGCGGAGATCGATCGGCACGGCGTGGGCGACGAGCTCGTCGTAGAACTCGGTGCTCAGGACGACGATCGAGTTCCAGAGCGGCCGCTGCTCTGGATCTCGAGGCGACCACCAGAGCTGGTGCTTGTGCGCGATAGCGTAACCGACACCGGCGGCGTGGCCTTCGGCCTCGTCCGAATAGCTGCAGCGGATCGTTGTCGAGAAGAGCCGGTGGAGCTGGTCGCGGAGGCGCGAAGTGGTGCCGCGCTTGCCGGTCACTGGAGTGAGTCCGAGCTTGTACATGAAGTTCGAGAAGGTTGGGCCGAGCTCGATCTCGCGGCTCCGGGTACGGACCGCCTCGGTCGAGAGCCAAGCGAGTGCTAGCCGCGGGTATGAACCGTAGGGGAGTCCAACCGAGGGGGGCGCGTTCATGTAGAGGGTGAAGCGGCCGTTGACGCGTTCGAACTCGTGCGGGTTTGGACCTTTGTGGGGCCGGCTGTGGGGCAGTGTGGCCTGGACGAGGATCCGAGCCATGAAGCCGAGGGCGCCGGCCGCGCGCGCTTCTTCGGCCTCGATTGCGAGGGCTTCCTGAGCGAGCCTGGTTGTC
It includes:
- a CDS encoding pirin is translated as TTRLAQEALAIEAEEARAAGALGFMARILVQATLPHSRPHKGPNPHEFERVNGRFTLYMNAPPSVGLPYGSYPRLALAWLSTEAVRTRSREIELGPTFSNFMYKLGLTPVTGKRGTTSRLRDQLHRLFSTTIRCSYSDEAEGHAAGVGYAIAHKHQLWWSPRDPEQRPLWNSIVVLSTEFYDELVAHAVPIDLRALKALKGSPLALDIYSWLTYRMSYLRRPCLIPWEALQTQFGADYGRLRDFKRKFLAHLADVLHVYPAVRLAEPPTGLLLRPSPTHLPRATASQS